Within the Mugil cephalus isolate CIBA_MC_2020 chromosome 1, CIBA_Mcephalus_1.1, whole genome shotgun sequence genome, the region GGTATTTAGATCATGCAGACCCATATGGACACAATCATAAATTAGACTTCAGGGAGAACAGCAGTGTTGCTCCAATGGTACCTATAAATGCCTGTAGGAAGTTCATCACTGTAGTTCCATCTTATTTAATCCTCAACCATAGACGGGCTTTATTAGGACAGCCATGGTTGCAGAAATTACCTTTCAATGACTTTGGTGAACCCATCTTCTAATCCCACCACGAGggtgacattttaaagtttatagGGGGGCTCAACCATAGACTTTACAGAAGGATGGCAACAGGGATTGGAGGATATCAAGTCCTCAATTTACCCATAATGAGATCATTGAATGTGACAGAAATTGACCAAAGTTTTTTTATTGGAGACATTCCTTCCGTATGAACAATCACTAAACACAGACAAGAACACAGAGTCCATTTTGAATGTTAAGATGATTGTACCCCCTGATGGCTCctcatgtgtgttttcagagagTGGCTCTGAGTAAAGGCTTTGTCACATTGTGTACACTTGTATGGTCTCTCTCCATTGTGGGTTCTCATGTGAACGGTCAAGTATGTTTTACGGGCGCACGCTTTTCCACAAATTCCGCACACAAACGGTTTCAGCCCCGAGTGGAGAGCAACGTGGCCATCCAGGTTCGTTTTGCGTTTGAAGGCCCAGCCACAGTCGGGGCAGCGGTATGGTGCTTCCCCAGTGTGGACCCGCATGTGAACGGTCAAAGGTCCCTTGGTGGAGAAACCTCTGCCACATTCACCACAGTGGTATGGCTTCTCATTGGTGTGTCTTCTCATGTGAATCTGCAGCTGCTGGCTTGTCAGGAACATCTTACAACAAACGTCGCAGAGATACGacctttctctgtttgtgtgaatcTTCTCGTGTTGTTTCAGAGTCCCAGGAAGTTTGAAAGACCTCCCACAGATCTTACAGCTGTGAGGCCTTTCCCCAGAGTGGGTCATCTTGTGGCGGCATAAGGATCGGTAGTCACTGAGGGATTTCCCACACACGCCACAGAGATGCGACTTCCTTTTAGAATGAACGTTACGGTGAACTTTTAACTGCTCCTTGAGTTCAAACACTTTGTGACAAGTATAACATTTATGAGGCTTACCCACCTCGTGGAGCTTCTGGTGATCTTTCAAGGACGCCTCCAACGCAAATGATCTGTGGCAAACATTACATTTGTATGGTTTCTCTCCTAGGTGGGCTGCCACATGCTCATTGAGGCTGTGAACACTGACGAAAGATTGTCCACAAACGTGGCAGTCATCAGTTTTGTGTCGACTTTGAAGGTgatccttcagctcctccattGACTCTGAGGACTCTCCACAAACTCCACAAACGCTTCCTGGATCATCCGCATGACTCCAGGTATGTTTGACAAGCATGACCTCTGATGTGTGCAGCGCTCCACAGactctacatgaaaatgaatggacACTTTCCTCAATGACATCAGAGCGTCTCGCCTTCAGTTTTTTCATCATCTTTGGTTTAGAATGacttttcttctgttcttcacCGCTCCTGTCTGGTTTCTGGTTGTCGTTGCTGTCGTCTTCCTTAAGTTCAGCTGCAGAGCTCAACACAAACTCTGCAGCTGGTTCTTCATCATTGACTTCCTCTGTTCCCACATCCTGCTGAGGCGACACTGAGCTGTTGGACACAGTGTCG harbors:
- the LOC125008914 gene encoding zinc finger protein 568-like isoform X2; its protein translation is MGDNAAEGLGEMSKAEVLRGFVTERLAAASREILAVVDTIVAAYEEEASGYKETIDRQGRQLELLQPDAKCSRSLNSDEEEDCEDEQPQEHLENLDVTGPSRSFQPRCRYRRRKMTSRSQVSETQKGVELRIRILKDSQTSVLSKHVLKKCPILRLKCPCGLQEEDFVNLLRSTFPQLSGDEKTFDILTADKRRRLQPLKLKTLTPEEINRYISSSTFRTSTVCVRLKTQKKTRVTVEETVNNSHMKTVDEGGQQASPVQEDKGSRVDTVSNSSVSPQQDVGTEEVNDEEPAAEFVLSSAAELKEDDSNDNQKPDRSGEEQKKSHSKPKMMKKLKARRSDVIEESVHSFSCRVCGALHTSEVMLVKHTWSHADDPGSVCGVCGESSESMEELKDHLQSRHKTDDCHVCGQSFVSVHSLNEHVAAHLGEKPYKCNVCHRSFALEASLKDHQKLHEVGKPHKCYTCHKVFELKEQLKVHRNVHSKRKSHLCGVCGKSLSDYRSLCRHKMTHSGERPHSCKICGRSFKLPGTLKQHEKIHTNRERSYLCDVCCKMFLTSQQLQIHMRRHTNEKPYHCGECGRGFSTKGPLTVHMRVHTGEAPYRCPDCGWAFKRKTNLDGHVALHSGLKPFVCGICGKACARKTYLTVHMRTHNGERPYKCTQCDKAFTQSHSLKTHMRSHQGVQSS
- the LOC125008914 gene encoding oocyte zinc finger protein XlCOF22-like isoform X1; translation: MGDNAAEGLGEMSKAEVLRGFVTERLAAASREILAVVDTIVAAYEEEASGYKETIDRQGRQLELLQPDAKCSRSLNSDEEEDCEDEQPQEHLENLDVTGPSRSFQPRCRYRRRKMTSRSQVSETQKGVELRIRILKDSQTSVLSKHVLKKCPILRLKCPCGLQEEDFVNLLRSTFPQLSGDEKTFDILTADKRRRLQPLKLKTLTPEEINRYISSSTFRTSTVCVRLKTQKKTRVTVEETVNNSHMKTVDEGGQQASSPVQEDKGSRVDTVSNSSVSPQQDVGTEEVNDEEPAAEFVLSSAAELKEDDSNDNQKPDRSGEEQKKSHSKPKMMKKLKARRSDVIEESVHSFSCRVCGALHTSEVMLVKHTWSHADDPGSVCGVCGESSESMEELKDHLQSRHKTDDCHVCGQSFVSVHSLNEHVAAHLGEKPYKCNVCHRSFALEASLKDHQKLHEVGKPHKCYTCHKVFELKEQLKVHRNVHSKRKSHLCGVCGKSLSDYRSLCRHKMTHSGERPHSCKICGRSFKLPGTLKQHEKIHTNRERSYLCDVCCKMFLTSQQLQIHMRRHTNEKPYHCGECGRGFSTKGPLTVHMRVHTGEAPYRCPDCGWAFKRKTNLDGHVALHSGLKPFVCGICGKACARKTYLTVHMRTHNGERPYKCTQCDKAFTQSHSLKTHMRSHQGVQSS